The following are encoded together in the Lathyrus oleraceus cultivar Zhongwan6 chromosome 3, CAAS_Psat_ZW6_1.0, whole genome shotgun sequence genome:
- the LOC127127212 gene encoding kinesin-like protein KIN-UB isoform X1: protein MASSFHRNGAQRGSAKFDRPLKPRPRASSPSPGSAIRRPSSAARNDAVPGRVRVAVRLRPRNAEEEMADADFGDCVELQPELKRLKLRRNNWDSDTYEFDEVLTQSASQKRVYEVVAKPVVESVLDGYNGTVMAYGQTGTGKTFTLGQLGEGDTSSRGIMVRSMEDILADLSPDTDAVTVSYLQLYMETLQDLLNPANDNIPIVEDPRTGDVSLPGATIVEIRDQQSFLELLRIGEANRTAANTKMNTESSRSHAMLTVHIKRSVAESEDIVSSQNGDAPHLIKPSKPLVRKSKLVVVDLAGSERVHKSGSEGLMLEEAKSINLSLSSLGKCINALAENNAHVPFRDSKLTRMLRDSFGGTARTSLIVTIGPSPRHRGETSSTILFGQRAMKVENMLKIKEEFDYKSLSRKLEIQLDKLIAENERQHKAFEDDIEKINLEAQCRIVEVERSFANALEKEKLKCQMEYMGIVKELEQKLVLNQERHDCNADNGEGPAQSSADEVAEIKMLLETESNRRKAAEEEITHLKRKLGNYTQPEDGGGLEIAKLHNILEEEAHQKKKLEEEIIILRSQLLQANFETEQMRRCLEGGGSGSAFSTTDSSTAQVRHSQFKDAANGQKSSVATLFEQVGLQKILSLLESEDANVRIHAVKVVANLAAEEANQKRIVEAGGLTSLLMLLRRYEDETVRRVAAGAIANLAMNEANQELIMAEGGITLLSMAASDAEDPQTLRMVAGAIANLCGNDKILMTLRSQGGIKALLGIVRCGHPDVLSQVARGIANFAKCESRASNQGIKTGRSILIEDGALPWIVQNANNEAAPIRRHIELALCHLAQHEANAKDMISGGALWELVRISRDCSREDIRSLAHRTLSSITPFKSELRRLRVDY from the exons ATGGCTTCAAGCTTTCACCGAAATGGCGCTCAAAGAGGTAGCGCCAAATTCGATCGTCCACTCAAACCTCGTCCCCGCGCTTCCTCCCCCTCGCCGGGATCCGCAATTCGCCGCCCTAGCTCCGCCGCACGAAACGACGCCG TGCCTGGAAGAGTTCGGGTGGCTGTAAGATTGAGACCTCGAAATGCTGAAGAAGAAATGGCAGATGCTGATTTTGGTGACTGTGTCGAATTACAACCAGAG CTTAAAAGACTGAAACTTCGCAGAAACAATTGGGATTCAGACACTTATGAGTTTGATGAGGTGCTTACTCAATCCGCATCACAGAAGCGTGTCTATGAGGTTGTGGCTAAGCCAGTGGTGGAG AGTGTTCTTGATGGTTATAATGGGACTGTGATGGCTTATGGTCAAACTGGAACGGGGAAAACTTTTACTCTTGGACAATTGGGGGAAGGAGACACATCAAGTCGTGGAATCATGGTGCGTTCAATGGAGGATATTCTTGCTGATTTATCTCCAGATACTGATGCTGTCACTGTCTCCTATCTGCAG CTTTACATGGAGACTCTTCAGGACTTGCTTAATCCAGCAAATGATAACATTCCGATAGTGGAAGATCCAAGAACTGGCGATGTATCTTTGCCTGGGGCAACTATTGTAGAAATCAGGGATCAGCAAAGCTTTTTGGAGTTGTTAAGAATCGGGGAAGCTAATCGGACTGCTGCTAATACCAAAATGAACACAGAATCTTCTCGTAGTCACGCAATGCTGACG GTACATATTAAGAGGTCTGTCGCAGAAAGCGAAGATATTGTATCTAGTCAAAATGGTGATGCCCCTCACTTGATTAAACCTTCAAAACCACTTGTTCGGAAAAGCAAGTTGGTCGTGGTAGACTTAGCAGGTTCAGAGCGTGTTCACAAATCAG GAAGTGAAGGGCTCATGCTTGAGGAAGCTAAATCCATTAATCTTTCACTTAGTTCACTAGGAAAATGTATTAATGCTCTAGCAGAGAATAATGCTCATGTTCCATTTCGTGATTCAAAGCTCACCAGGATGCTCCGAGATTCTTTTGGTG GCACAGCTAGGACTTCCTTGATAGTGACTATTGGTCCATCTCCACGCCATCGAGGAGAGACTTCCAGTACCATATTGTTTGGCCAAAGG GCTATGAAAGTTGAGAATATGCTGAAAATAAAGGAGGAGTTTGATTATAAAAGCCTGTCACGAAAGCTTGAGATACAGTTAGATAAGCTCATTGCAGAGAATGAGAGGCAGCATAAAGCTTTTGAGGATGACATTGAAAAAATAAATTTGGAAGCACAGTGTCGTATTGTTGAGGTTGAGAGAAGCTTTGCTAATGCCTTAGAG AAAGAGAAACTGAAATGCCAAATGGAGTATATGGGAATTGTAAAGGAGCTGGAACAGAAGTTGGTGTTGAATCAAGAAAGACATGATTGCAATGCTGATAACGGAGAG GGTCctgcacaatcttctgcagaTGAAGTTGCCGAGATCAAAATGCTGCTCGAAACTGAAAGCAATAGAAGAAAAGCAGCTGAAGAAGAGATAACACATCTAAAACGGAAGTTGGGGAATTACACACAACCGGAG GACGGAGGAGGTTTGGAGATTGCAAAGCTTCACAACATCCTGGAGGAGGAAGCTCATCAGAAGAAGAAACTTGAAGAAGAGATAATAATATTAAGAAGTCAATTATTGCAAGCAAACTTTGAAACTGAGCAG ATGAGAAGGTGTTTGGAAGGTGGAGGCTCTGGGAGTGCATTTTCTACCACAGATTCCTCCACGGCTCAAGTTAGGCATTCCCAATTCAAAGATGCTGCGAATGGTCAGAAGTCATCTGTTGCTACACTCTTTGAGCAAG TTGGATTGCAAAAGATCTTGTCATTGCTGGAGTCGGAGGATGCCAATGTCCGTATTCATGCTGTGAAAGTGGTGGCCAACCTAGCAGCCGAAG AAGCTAATCAAAAGAGAATTGTTGAAGCTGGTGGTCTTACTTCCTTGCTGATGCTTCTTCGAAGATATGAGGATGAAACTGTTCGCAGAGTAGCTGCTGGGGCAATTGCCAATCTTGCTATGAATG AAGCGAATCAAGAACTTATAATGGCTGAAGGAGGAATCACTCTGTTATCAATGGCTGCATCCGATGCTGAAGATCCCCAAACTCTTCGAATGGTTGCAGGGGCAATTGCTAACCTATGTGGAAATG ATAAAATATTGATGACTCTGAGATCTCAGGGAGGTATCAAGGCCTTACTGGGAATCGTAAGATGTGGACATCCAGACGTTCTTTCCCAAGTTGCACGAGGAATCGCCAATTTTGCGAAATGCGAGTCTCGAGCTTCTAATCAAG GGATAAAAACTGGCCGATCTATATTGATAGAAGATGGTGCACTTCCGTGGATAGTACAAAATGCTAATAATGAAGCAGCACCAATTAGGCGTCACATTGAGCTTGCCCTTTGCCACTTGGCACAGCATG AGGCAAATGCAAAAGACATGATTAGTGGTGGTGCTCTTTGGGAACTCGTCAGAATTTCAAGGGATTGCTCACGAGAGGATATACGGAGTCTTGCTCATAGGACTCTCAGTTCTATTACACCATTCAAATCTGAACTGCGGCGATTGCGCGTAGATTATTGA
- the LOC127127212 gene encoding kinesin-like protein KIN-UB isoform X4, with the protein MPGRVRVAVRLRPRNAEEEMADADFGDCVELQPELKRLKLRRNNWDSDTYEFDEVLTQSASQKRVYEVVAKPVVESVLDGYNGTVMAYGQTGTGKTFTLGQLGEGDTSSRGIMVRSMEDILADLSPDTDAVTVSYLQLYMETLQDLLNPANDNIPIVEDPRTGDVSLPGATIVEIRDQQSFLELLRIGEANRTAANTKMNTESSRSHAMLTVHIKRSVAESEDIVSSQNGDAPHLIKPSKPLVRKSKLVVVDLAGSERVHKSGSEGLMLEEAKSINLSLSSLGKCINALAENNAHVPFRDSKLTRMLRDSFGGTARTSLIVTIGPSPRHRGETSSTILFGQRAMKVENMLKIKEEFDYKSLSRKLEIQLDKLIAENERQHKAFEDDIEKINLEAQCRIVEVERSFANALEKEKLKCQMEYMGIVKELEQKLVLNQERHDCNADNGEGPAQSSADEVAEIKMLLETESNRRKAAEEEITHLKRKLGNYTQPEDGGGLEIAKLHNILEEEAHQKKKLEEEIIILRSQLLQANFETEQMRRCLEGGGSGSAFSTTDSSTAQVRHSQFKDAANGQKSSVATLFEQVGLQKILSLLESEDANVRIHAVKVVANLAAEEANQKRIVEAGGLTSLLMLLRRYEDETVRRVAAGAIANLAMNEANQELIMAEGGITLLSMAASDAEDPQTLRMVAGAIANLCGNDKILMTLRSQGGIKALLGIVRCGHPDVLSQVARGIANFAKCESRASNQGIKTGRSILIEDGALPWIVQNANNEAAPIRRHIELALCHLAQHEANAKDMISGGALWELVRISRDCSREDIRSLAHRTLSSITPFKSELRRLRVDY; encoded by the exons A TGCCTGGAAGAGTTCGGGTGGCTGTAAGATTGAGACCTCGAAATGCTGAAGAAGAAATGGCAGATGCTGATTTTGGTGACTGTGTCGAATTACAACCAGAG CTTAAAAGACTGAAACTTCGCAGAAACAATTGGGATTCAGACACTTATGAGTTTGATGAGGTGCTTACTCAATCCGCATCACAGAAGCGTGTCTATGAGGTTGTGGCTAAGCCAGTGGTGGAG AGTGTTCTTGATGGTTATAATGGGACTGTGATGGCTTATGGTCAAACTGGAACGGGGAAAACTTTTACTCTTGGACAATTGGGGGAAGGAGACACATCAAGTCGTGGAATCATGGTGCGTTCAATGGAGGATATTCTTGCTGATTTATCTCCAGATACTGATGCTGTCACTGTCTCCTATCTGCAG CTTTACATGGAGACTCTTCAGGACTTGCTTAATCCAGCAAATGATAACATTCCGATAGTGGAAGATCCAAGAACTGGCGATGTATCTTTGCCTGGGGCAACTATTGTAGAAATCAGGGATCAGCAAAGCTTTTTGGAGTTGTTAAGAATCGGGGAAGCTAATCGGACTGCTGCTAATACCAAAATGAACACAGAATCTTCTCGTAGTCACGCAATGCTGACG GTACATATTAAGAGGTCTGTCGCAGAAAGCGAAGATATTGTATCTAGTCAAAATGGTGATGCCCCTCACTTGATTAAACCTTCAAAACCACTTGTTCGGAAAAGCAAGTTGGTCGTGGTAGACTTAGCAGGTTCAGAGCGTGTTCACAAATCAG GAAGTGAAGGGCTCATGCTTGAGGAAGCTAAATCCATTAATCTTTCACTTAGTTCACTAGGAAAATGTATTAATGCTCTAGCAGAGAATAATGCTCATGTTCCATTTCGTGATTCAAAGCTCACCAGGATGCTCCGAGATTCTTTTGGTG GCACAGCTAGGACTTCCTTGATAGTGACTATTGGTCCATCTCCACGCCATCGAGGAGAGACTTCCAGTACCATATTGTTTGGCCAAAGG GCTATGAAAGTTGAGAATATGCTGAAAATAAAGGAGGAGTTTGATTATAAAAGCCTGTCACGAAAGCTTGAGATACAGTTAGATAAGCTCATTGCAGAGAATGAGAGGCAGCATAAAGCTTTTGAGGATGACATTGAAAAAATAAATTTGGAAGCACAGTGTCGTATTGTTGAGGTTGAGAGAAGCTTTGCTAATGCCTTAGAG AAAGAGAAACTGAAATGCCAAATGGAGTATATGGGAATTGTAAAGGAGCTGGAACAGAAGTTGGTGTTGAATCAAGAAAGACATGATTGCAATGCTGATAACGGAGAG GGTCctgcacaatcttctgcagaTGAAGTTGCCGAGATCAAAATGCTGCTCGAAACTGAAAGCAATAGAAGAAAAGCAGCTGAAGAAGAGATAACACATCTAAAACGGAAGTTGGGGAATTACACACAACCGGAG GACGGAGGAGGTTTGGAGATTGCAAAGCTTCACAACATCCTGGAGGAGGAAGCTCATCAGAAGAAGAAACTTGAAGAAGAGATAATAATATTAAGAAGTCAATTATTGCAAGCAAACTTTGAAACTGAGCAG ATGAGAAGGTGTTTGGAAGGTGGAGGCTCTGGGAGTGCATTTTCTACCACAGATTCCTCCACGGCTCAAGTTAGGCATTCCCAATTCAAAGATGCTGCGAATGGTCAGAAGTCATCTGTTGCTACACTCTTTGAGCAAG TTGGATTGCAAAAGATCTTGTCATTGCTGGAGTCGGAGGATGCCAATGTCCGTATTCATGCTGTGAAAGTGGTGGCCAACCTAGCAGCCGAAG AAGCTAATCAAAAGAGAATTGTTGAAGCTGGTGGTCTTACTTCCTTGCTGATGCTTCTTCGAAGATATGAGGATGAAACTGTTCGCAGAGTAGCTGCTGGGGCAATTGCCAATCTTGCTATGAATG AAGCGAATCAAGAACTTATAATGGCTGAAGGAGGAATCACTCTGTTATCAATGGCTGCATCCGATGCTGAAGATCCCCAAACTCTTCGAATGGTTGCAGGGGCAATTGCTAACCTATGTGGAAATG ATAAAATATTGATGACTCTGAGATCTCAGGGAGGTATCAAGGCCTTACTGGGAATCGTAAGATGTGGACATCCAGACGTTCTTTCCCAAGTTGCACGAGGAATCGCCAATTTTGCGAAATGCGAGTCTCGAGCTTCTAATCAAG GGATAAAAACTGGCCGATCTATATTGATAGAAGATGGTGCACTTCCGTGGATAGTACAAAATGCTAATAATGAAGCAGCACCAATTAGGCGTCACATTGAGCTTGCCCTTTGCCACTTGGCACAGCATG AGGCAAATGCAAAAGACATGATTAGTGGTGGTGCTCTTTGGGAACTCGTCAGAATTTCAAGGGATTGCTCACGAGAGGATATACGGAGTCTTGCTCATAGGACTCTCAGTTCTATTACACCATTCAAATCTGAACTGCGGCGATTGCGCGTAGATTATTGA
- the LOC127127212 gene encoding kinesin-like protein KIN-UB isoform X5, which yields MADADFGDCVELQPELKRLKLRRNNWDSDTYEFDEVLTQSASQKRVYEVVAKPVVESVLDGYNGTVMAYGQTGTGKTFTLGQLGEGDTSSRGIMVRSMEDILADLSPDTDAVTVSYLQLYMETLQDLLNPANDNIPIVEDPRTGDVSLPGATIVEIRDQQSFLELLRIGEANRTAANTKMNTESSRSHAMLTVHIKRSVAESEDIVSSQNGDAPHLIKPSKPLVRKSKLVVVDLAGSERVHKSGSEGLMLEEAKSINLSLSSLGKCINALAENNAHVPFRDSKLTRMLRDSFGGTARTSLIVTIGPSPRHRGETSSTILFGQRAMKVENMLKIKEEFDYKSLSRKLEIQLDKLIAENERQHKAFEDDIEKINLEAQCRIVEVERSFANALEKEKLKCQMEYMGIVKELEQKLVLNQERHDCNADNGEGPAQSSADEVAEIKMLLETESNRRKAAEEEITHLKRKLGNYTQPEDGGGLEIAKLHNILEEEAHQKKKLEEEIIILRSQLLQANFETEQMRRCLEGGGSGSAFSTTDSSTAQVRHSQFKDAANGQKSSVATLFEQVGLQKILSLLESEDANVRIHAVKVVANLAAEEANQKRIVEAGGLTSLLMLLRRYEDETVRRVAAGAIANLAMNEANQELIMAEGGITLLSMAASDAEDPQTLRMVAGAIANLCGNDKILMTLRSQGGIKALLGIVRCGHPDVLSQVARGIANFAKCESRASNQGIKTGRSILIEDGALPWIVQNANNEAAPIRRHIELALCHLAQHEANAKDMISGGALWELVRISRDCSREDIRSLAHRTLSSITPFKSELRRLRVDY from the exons ATGGCAGATGCTGATTTTGGTGACTGTGTCGAATTACAACCAGAG CTTAAAAGACTGAAACTTCGCAGAAACAATTGGGATTCAGACACTTATGAGTTTGATGAGGTGCTTACTCAATCCGCATCACAGAAGCGTGTCTATGAGGTTGTGGCTAAGCCAGTGGTGGAG AGTGTTCTTGATGGTTATAATGGGACTGTGATGGCTTATGGTCAAACTGGAACGGGGAAAACTTTTACTCTTGGACAATTGGGGGAAGGAGACACATCAAGTCGTGGAATCATGGTGCGTTCAATGGAGGATATTCTTGCTGATTTATCTCCAGATACTGATGCTGTCACTGTCTCCTATCTGCAG CTTTACATGGAGACTCTTCAGGACTTGCTTAATCCAGCAAATGATAACATTCCGATAGTGGAAGATCCAAGAACTGGCGATGTATCTTTGCCTGGGGCAACTATTGTAGAAATCAGGGATCAGCAAAGCTTTTTGGAGTTGTTAAGAATCGGGGAAGCTAATCGGACTGCTGCTAATACCAAAATGAACACAGAATCTTCTCGTAGTCACGCAATGCTGACG GTACATATTAAGAGGTCTGTCGCAGAAAGCGAAGATATTGTATCTAGTCAAAATGGTGATGCCCCTCACTTGATTAAACCTTCAAAACCACTTGTTCGGAAAAGCAAGTTGGTCGTGGTAGACTTAGCAGGTTCAGAGCGTGTTCACAAATCAG GAAGTGAAGGGCTCATGCTTGAGGAAGCTAAATCCATTAATCTTTCACTTAGTTCACTAGGAAAATGTATTAATGCTCTAGCAGAGAATAATGCTCATGTTCCATTTCGTGATTCAAAGCTCACCAGGATGCTCCGAGATTCTTTTGGTG GCACAGCTAGGACTTCCTTGATAGTGACTATTGGTCCATCTCCACGCCATCGAGGAGAGACTTCCAGTACCATATTGTTTGGCCAAAGG GCTATGAAAGTTGAGAATATGCTGAAAATAAAGGAGGAGTTTGATTATAAAAGCCTGTCACGAAAGCTTGAGATACAGTTAGATAAGCTCATTGCAGAGAATGAGAGGCAGCATAAAGCTTTTGAGGATGACATTGAAAAAATAAATTTGGAAGCACAGTGTCGTATTGTTGAGGTTGAGAGAAGCTTTGCTAATGCCTTAGAG AAAGAGAAACTGAAATGCCAAATGGAGTATATGGGAATTGTAAAGGAGCTGGAACAGAAGTTGGTGTTGAATCAAGAAAGACATGATTGCAATGCTGATAACGGAGAG GGTCctgcacaatcttctgcagaTGAAGTTGCCGAGATCAAAATGCTGCTCGAAACTGAAAGCAATAGAAGAAAAGCAGCTGAAGAAGAGATAACACATCTAAAACGGAAGTTGGGGAATTACACACAACCGGAG GACGGAGGAGGTTTGGAGATTGCAAAGCTTCACAACATCCTGGAGGAGGAAGCTCATCAGAAGAAGAAACTTGAAGAAGAGATAATAATATTAAGAAGTCAATTATTGCAAGCAAACTTTGAAACTGAGCAG ATGAGAAGGTGTTTGGAAGGTGGAGGCTCTGGGAGTGCATTTTCTACCACAGATTCCTCCACGGCTCAAGTTAGGCATTCCCAATTCAAAGATGCTGCGAATGGTCAGAAGTCATCTGTTGCTACACTCTTTGAGCAAG TTGGATTGCAAAAGATCTTGTCATTGCTGGAGTCGGAGGATGCCAATGTCCGTATTCATGCTGTGAAAGTGGTGGCCAACCTAGCAGCCGAAG AAGCTAATCAAAAGAGAATTGTTGAAGCTGGTGGTCTTACTTCCTTGCTGATGCTTCTTCGAAGATATGAGGATGAAACTGTTCGCAGAGTAGCTGCTGGGGCAATTGCCAATCTTGCTATGAATG AAGCGAATCAAGAACTTATAATGGCTGAAGGAGGAATCACTCTGTTATCAATGGCTGCATCCGATGCTGAAGATCCCCAAACTCTTCGAATGGTTGCAGGGGCAATTGCTAACCTATGTGGAAATG ATAAAATATTGATGACTCTGAGATCTCAGGGAGGTATCAAGGCCTTACTGGGAATCGTAAGATGTGGACATCCAGACGTTCTTTCCCAAGTTGCACGAGGAATCGCCAATTTTGCGAAATGCGAGTCTCGAGCTTCTAATCAAG GGATAAAAACTGGCCGATCTATATTGATAGAAGATGGTGCACTTCCGTGGATAGTACAAAATGCTAATAATGAAGCAGCACCAATTAGGCGTCACATTGAGCTTGCCCTTTGCCACTTGGCACAGCATG AGGCAAATGCAAAAGACATGATTAGTGGTGGTGCTCTTTGGGAACTCGTCAGAATTTCAAGGGATTGCTCACGAGAGGATATACGGAGTCTTGCTCATAGGACTCTCAGTTCTATTACACCATTCAAATCTGAACTGCGGCGATTGCGCGTAGATTATTGA
- the LOC127127212 gene encoding kinesin-like protein KIN-UB isoform X2, whose protein sequence is MSINFRWCFVPGRVRVAVRLRPRNAEEEMADADFGDCVELQPELKRLKLRRNNWDSDTYEFDEVLTQSASQKRVYEVVAKPVVESVLDGYNGTVMAYGQTGTGKTFTLGQLGEGDTSSRGIMVRSMEDILADLSPDTDAVTVSYLQLYMETLQDLLNPANDNIPIVEDPRTGDVSLPGATIVEIRDQQSFLELLRIGEANRTAANTKMNTESSRSHAMLTVHIKRSVAESEDIVSSQNGDAPHLIKPSKPLVRKSKLVVVDLAGSERVHKSGSEGLMLEEAKSINLSLSSLGKCINALAENNAHVPFRDSKLTRMLRDSFGGTARTSLIVTIGPSPRHRGETSSTILFGQRAMKVENMLKIKEEFDYKSLSRKLEIQLDKLIAENERQHKAFEDDIEKINLEAQCRIVEVERSFANALEKEKLKCQMEYMGIVKELEQKLVLNQERHDCNADNGEGPAQSSADEVAEIKMLLETESNRRKAAEEEITHLKRKLGNYTQPEDGGGLEIAKLHNILEEEAHQKKKLEEEIIILRSQLLQANFETEQMRRCLEGGGSGSAFSTTDSSTAQVRHSQFKDAANGQKSSVATLFEQVGLQKILSLLESEDANVRIHAVKVVANLAAEEANQKRIVEAGGLTSLLMLLRRYEDETVRRVAAGAIANLAMNEANQELIMAEGGITLLSMAASDAEDPQTLRMVAGAIANLCGNDKILMTLRSQGGIKALLGIVRCGHPDVLSQVARGIANFAKCESRASNQGIKTGRSILIEDGALPWIVQNANNEAAPIRRHIELALCHLAQHEANAKDMISGGALWELVRISRDCSREDIRSLAHRTLSSITPFKSELRRLRVDY, encoded by the exons ATGTCTATAAACTTTAGATGGTGTTTTG TGCCTGGAAGAGTTCGGGTGGCTGTAAGATTGAGACCTCGAAATGCTGAAGAAGAAATGGCAGATGCTGATTTTGGTGACTGTGTCGAATTACAACCAGAG CTTAAAAGACTGAAACTTCGCAGAAACAATTGGGATTCAGACACTTATGAGTTTGATGAGGTGCTTACTCAATCCGCATCACAGAAGCGTGTCTATGAGGTTGTGGCTAAGCCAGTGGTGGAG AGTGTTCTTGATGGTTATAATGGGACTGTGATGGCTTATGGTCAAACTGGAACGGGGAAAACTTTTACTCTTGGACAATTGGGGGAAGGAGACACATCAAGTCGTGGAATCATGGTGCGTTCAATGGAGGATATTCTTGCTGATTTATCTCCAGATACTGATGCTGTCACTGTCTCCTATCTGCAG CTTTACATGGAGACTCTTCAGGACTTGCTTAATCCAGCAAATGATAACATTCCGATAGTGGAAGATCCAAGAACTGGCGATGTATCTTTGCCTGGGGCAACTATTGTAGAAATCAGGGATCAGCAAAGCTTTTTGGAGTTGTTAAGAATCGGGGAAGCTAATCGGACTGCTGCTAATACCAAAATGAACACAGAATCTTCTCGTAGTCACGCAATGCTGACG GTACATATTAAGAGGTCTGTCGCAGAAAGCGAAGATATTGTATCTAGTCAAAATGGTGATGCCCCTCACTTGATTAAACCTTCAAAACCACTTGTTCGGAAAAGCAAGTTGGTCGTGGTAGACTTAGCAGGTTCAGAGCGTGTTCACAAATCAG GAAGTGAAGGGCTCATGCTTGAGGAAGCTAAATCCATTAATCTTTCACTTAGTTCACTAGGAAAATGTATTAATGCTCTAGCAGAGAATAATGCTCATGTTCCATTTCGTGATTCAAAGCTCACCAGGATGCTCCGAGATTCTTTTGGTG GCACAGCTAGGACTTCCTTGATAGTGACTATTGGTCCATCTCCACGCCATCGAGGAGAGACTTCCAGTACCATATTGTTTGGCCAAAGG GCTATGAAAGTTGAGAATATGCTGAAAATAAAGGAGGAGTTTGATTATAAAAGCCTGTCACGAAAGCTTGAGATACAGTTAGATAAGCTCATTGCAGAGAATGAGAGGCAGCATAAAGCTTTTGAGGATGACATTGAAAAAATAAATTTGGAAGCACAGTGTCGTATTGTTGAGGTTGAGAGAAGCTTTGCTAATGCCTTAGAG AAAGAGAAACTGAAATGCCAAATGGAGTATATGGGAATTGTAAAGGAGCTGGAACAGAAGTTGGTGTTGAATCAAGAAAGACATGATTGCAATGCTGATAACGGAGAG GGTCctgcacaatcttctgcagaTGAAGTTGCCGAGATCAAAATGCTGCTCGAAACTGAAAGCAATAGAAGAAAAGCAGCTGAAGAAGAGATAACACATCTAAAACGGAAGTTGGGGAATTACACACAACCGGAG GACGGAGGAGGTTTGGAGATTGCAAAGCTTCACAACATCCTGGAGGAGGAAGCTCATCAGAAGAAGAAACTTGAAGAAGAGATAATAATATTAAGAAGTCAATTATTGCAAGCAAACTTTGAAACTGAGCAG ATGAGAAGGTGTTTGGAAGGTGGAGGCTCTGGGAGTGCATTTTCTACCACAGATTCCTCCACGGCTCAAGTTAGGCATTCCCAATTCAAAGATGCTGCGAATGGTCAGAAGTCATCTGTTGCTACACTCTTTGAGCAAG TTGGATTGCAAAAGATCTTGTCATTGCTGGAGTCGGAGGATGCCAATGTCCGTATTCATGCTGTGAAAGTGGTGGCCAACCTAGCAGCCGAAG AAGCTAATCAAAAGAGAATTGTTGAAGCTGGTGGTCTTACTTCCTTGCTGATGCTTCTTCGAAGATATGAGGATGAAACTGTTCGCAGAGTAGCTGCTGGGGCAATTGCCAATCTTGCTATGAATG AAGCGAATCAAGAACTTATAATGGCTGAAGGAGGAATCACTCTGTTATCAATGGCTGCATCCGATGCTGAAGATCCCCAAACTCTTCGAATGGTTGCAGGGGCAATTGCTAACCTATGTGGAAATG ATAAAATATTGATGACTCTGAGATCTCAGGGAGGTATCAAGGCCTTACTGGGAATCGTAAGATGTGGACATCCAGACGTTCTTTCCCAAGTTGCACGAGGAATCGCCAATTTTGCGAAATGCGAGTCTCGAGCTTCTAATCAAG GGATAAAAACTGGCCGATCTATATTGATAGAAGATGGTGCACTTCCGTGGATAGTACAAAATGCTAATAATGAAGCAGCACCAATTAGGCGTCACATTGAGCTTGCCCTTTGCCACTTGGCACAGCATG AGGCAAATGCAAAAGACATGATTAGTGGTGGTGCTCTTTGGGAACTCGTCAGAATTTCAAGGGATTGCTCACGAGAGGATATACGGAGTCTTGCTCATAGGACTCTCAGTTCTATTACACCATTCAAATCTGAACTGCGGCGATTGCGCGTAGATTATTGA
- the LOC127130950 gene encoding uncharacterized protein LOC127130950 — protein sequence MKDEHCKKKYPKQFLDETRQYIDSYPEYRRRFDESISLGRDMSVDNRWVIPYNPWLLLKYDCHINVEICSSIKSIKYLYKYVYKVPNRVTMEVHKGSYMDKVQQYVDARWICAPEALWKIFRFTLYRLYPSVERLQIHLPNRHQVRFYDH from the coding sequence ATGAAAGACGAACATTGTAAAAAAAAGTATCCCAAACAATTCTTGGATGAAACACGTCAATACATTGACTCATATCCCGAGTATAGGAGAAGGTTTGATGAGTCTATATCGTTAGGTAGAGATATGTCTGTCGATAATAGATGGGTGATTCCTTATAACCCTTGGTTACTGTTGAAGTATGACTGTCACATCAATGTAGAGATTTGCAGTAGCATTAAAAGTATCAAGTATCTATACAAATATGTGTACAAGGTCCCTAATCGTGTGACTATGGAGGTTCATAAAGGATCATACATGGATAAAGTTCAACAATATGTTGATGCAAGATGGATTTGTGCTCCTGAGGCATTATGGAAAATATTTCGATTCACTCTTTACCGATTATATCCTTCGGTTGAAAGATTGCAGATCCACTTGCCGAATCGCCATCAAGTGCGCTTTTATGATCATTAG